Part of the Kineococcus aurantiacus genome, CGTCGCCGTCAGCGAGATCGCCCCCCGGTCGATCGTCAGGTAGGCGTAGGCGCCCACGATGCCCTGCACGGGCCGGATCTCGGCGGGGTTGGTGAACGCCACCAGGTAGGTGCGCGGCCCGTCGGCGCCCAGCAGGGGCGGCAGCTGCGGCAGCACCCGCACCGCGGTGTCCAGCGGCGCGGCGACCTCGTCGAGCTGCTCGGCCACCGGGGCCAGGCGGCTGCTGATCGCCGGCAGCACGCGGGGGCTGTCCCCCTCGCGCAGCGCGGAGCGGGCCGCCTCCACGCGGCCCCGGTAGTCGGTGAGGACCGGCGCGAGCTCCTGCAGGCCCTCGACGTCGACGCGCTGGTCGGCCGAGACGAGGCCGTCCGCGACGACGTTCCCGGCCGTCTGCAGGGCGCCGGGCAGCGGGCCGGCCAGCAGCGCCGCCGCGTGCGCGCCGCCGCGGACCGCGGCCAGCTGGTCACCCACCCAGGGGACGTGCTGGGCCCACCGGTACGGGAACTGCCCGGTGGCCCGGTCGGCGGCCGCCGCGTCCCGCGCGACCGCGGCCGCGGTGCCCGTCGCCGCCGCGAAGTCCTGCGCGCGCACCTGCTGCTCCAGCGTCGGCACCCGGTCGGCGACCCGCTGCAGCGCCCGGCCCGCCTGGTACCCCGACACGGCGACCGCCACGACCCACGCCAGCAGCACGAGGAGGACCACGCCCAGCGCGACCAGGACCCGCCGGCGTCCCGCGCGGCGCCGGCGGGTCCGGTGGGTCCGGCGGGTCCGGCGGGTCGGGAGCGGCTCGTCGGGGGAGTGCACGGCGTGGTCGGACACGCCGCGACAGTAGCGACCGGGGTGCCGGGGCCCACCGCTCCAACGCCGCGGGGCCCGTGTCGGCGGTCGGTCGTAGGCTGGTCGCACCCCCTCGATGCCCCTCCCGACACCGGAGTGTTCGTGAGCCTCACCGGCCTGCTCGACGTCCTGCGCACCGACCCCGCCGTCCGCGCGGCCGTCGAGACCGCCCACGACGGTGGCAGCAGCGCCCTCGACGTCGTCGCCCCCGTCGGGGTGCGCCCCGCGCTCCTGGCCGCCTTCGCCGCCGAGCGGCCGCTGCTGGTCGTCACCGCCACCGGCCGCGAGTGCGAGGACACGGCCACCTGGCTGCGCTGCTACCTCCCGCACGACACCGTCGCGGAGTTCCCCGCCTGGGAGACGCTGCCCCACGAGCGCCTCTCGCCCCGCAGCGACACCGTCGCCCAGCGCCTGGCCGTGCTGCGCCGCCTGGCCCACCCGTCCCCGGACGACCCGACGACGGGGGAGGTCCGCGTCGTCGTCGCGCCCGTGCGGGCCGTGCTGCAGCCCTTGGTGAAGGGGCTGGCCGACCTGGAGCCGGTGCGGCTGCGCGCCGGGGACGAGGTCGGGCTGGACGCCACCGTGGAGGCGCTCGCGGCCGCGGCGTACACGCGCGTCGACATGGTGGAGCGCCGCGGCGAGTTCGCCGTGCGCGGCGGCATCCTCGACGTCTTCCCGCCCACCCGACCGCACCCGCTGCGCGTGGAGTTCTTCGGCGACGAGGTCGAGGAGGTCCGCTCCTTCTCCGTGGCCGACCAGCGCACCCTGGAGGTCGAGCCCGACGGGGTCTGGGCCCCGCCGTGCCGGGAGCTGCTGCTGACCGACGCCGTCCGCGAGCGCGCCCGGGAGCTGGCGGAGACGCTGCCCGGCGCCGCGGACGTGCTGGCCAAGCTCGCCGAGGGCATCGCCGTGGAGGGCATGGAGTCGCTGGCCCCGGCCCTCGTGGACGGCATGGAGCCGCTGCTGGACGTCCTGCCCGCGGGCACCCACGTGGTGCTGGCCGACCCCGAGAAGGTCCGGGCCCGCGCCCACGACCTCGTCGCCACCGGCGCGGAGTTCCTCGACGCGGCGTGGGTGAACGCCGCCTCGGGCGGGCAGACGCCGGTGGACCTGGGGGCGTCCTCGTTCGCGACCCTCGCCGAGGTCCGCGCGCACGCCGAGGCCACCGGCCGCCCCTGGTGGTCCATCACCTCCCTGGTGGAGGACGAGGAGCTGCGCGACCTGGAGGACGTGCGGATCCTGCGGGTCGGGGCGCGCGACGTCACCGGCTACCGCGGTGAGACGGAGAAGGCGCTGCGCGAGCTGCGCGACCTCGCCTCGGCCGGCTGGCGCATCGTCGTGACCACCGAGGGCCACGGCCCGGCCAAGCGCCTCGTGGAGATGCTCTCCGGGGAGGACGTCCCGGCGCGGCTGGTCGACGACCTCGTCGAGGAACCCGCCCCGTCGGTCGTCACCGTCACGACCGCCAGCGTCGAGCACGGCTTCGTCGCCGAGGGGCTCAAGGCGGCCCTGGTGACCGAGTCCGACATCACCGGTGTCGGCGGGCAGTCGACGAAGGACATGCGCCGCATGGCGCCGCGGCGCCGGCGCAACGCCGTGGACCCGCTGTCGCTGCGGCCCGGCGACTTCGTCGTCCACGAGCAGCACGGCATCGGCCGGTTCGTGGAGATGGTGCAGCGCACGATCTCCGGCGCGACCCGCGAGTACCTCGTGCTGGAGTACGCCCCCAGCAAGCGCGGGCAGCCCGGCGACCGGCTCTTCGTACCCTCCGACACCCTCGACCAGGTCACCCGGTACACCGGCGGTGAGGCCCCCACGCTGTCGAAGATGGGCGGCTCGGACTGGACCGCGACGAAGAACAAGGCGCGGCGGGCCGTCAAGGAGATCGCCGGCGACCTCATCCGGCTGTACTCGGCGCGCATGGCCACCAAGGGCCACCAGTTCGGCGCCGACACCCCCTGGCAGCGCGAGCTGGAGGACGCCTTCCCGTACGTCGAGACGCCCGACCAGCTCGCCAGCATCGACGAGGTCAAGGCCGACATGATGAAACCGGTCCCCATGGACCGGCTCATCTGCGGTGACGTCGGGTACGGCAAGACCGAGATCGCGCTGCGCGCGGCGTTCAAGGCCGTGCAGGACGGCAAGCAGGTCGCGGTCCTGGTGCCGACGACGCTGCTCGTGCAGCAGCACTACAAGACGTTCGCCGAGCGGTACGCGCAGTTCCCCGTCGTGGTCAAACCCCTGTCCCGGTTCACCCCGGGCGGGGACGCGAAGGAGACGATCAAGGGGCTGGGCGACGGGTCGGTCGACGTCGTCATCGGCACGCACCGCCTCATCAGCGGCGAGGTGAAGTTCAAGGACCTCGGCCTGGTGATCGTCGACGAGGAGCAGCGGTTCGGCGTCGAGCACAAGGAGGCGCTGAAGACGCTGCGCACCAACGTCGACGTGCTCGCCATGAGCGCCACCCCGATCCCGCGGACCCTGGAGATGGCCGTCACGGGCATCCGGGAGATGTCGACCCTGGCGACCCCGCCGGAGGAGCGGCACCCCGTCCTGACCTACGTCGGCGGGCACGAGGAGAAGCAGATCACCGCGGCCATCCGCCGTGAGCTGCTGCGCGAGGGGCAGGTCTTCTACGTCCACAACCGGGTCTCCTCCATCGAGCGGACCGCGGCGCGGCTGAAGGAACTCGTCCCCGAGGCGCGCATCGCGACCGCGCACGGGCAGATGGGCGAGCACCGCCTCGAGCAGGTCGTCGTCGACTTCTGGGAGAAGCGGTTCGACGTCCTCGTCTGCACGACGATCGTCGAGACCGGCCTGGACATCTCCAACGCCAACACCCTCATCGTGGAACGCGCCGACACCATGGGCCTGTCCCAGCTGCACCAGCTGCGCGGGCGCGTCGGCCGCGGCCGGGAACGGGCCTACGCCTACTTCCTGTTCCCGCCGGAGAAACCCCTCACCGAGACCGCCCACGACCGGCTCGCCACCATCGCCCAGCACACCGACCTCGGCTCCGGCATGGCCGTCGCCATGAAGGACCTGGAGATCCGCGGCGCGGGGAACATGCTCGGCGGGGAGCAGTCCGGGCACATCGCCGGGGTCGGGTTCGACCTCTACATGCGGATGGTCGCCGACGCCGTCGCCGACGTCCGCAACAAGGTGCCGGGGGCGGAGAACGAGGACGCCGAACCCGAACCCACCGAGGTGAAGATCGAGCTGCCGGTCGACGCGCACCTGCCGCACGACTACGTGCCGTCCGAGCGGCTGCGCCTGGAGGCCTACCGGCGGCTGGCCGCGGCCGACTCCGCCGACGACCTCGTCGAGCTGCACGCCGAGCTCGTCGACCGCTACGGCACCCCGCCGCAGCCGGTGCTGAACCTGCTGGAGGTCGCGAAGTTCCGCATCGCCGCCCGCCAGGGCGGCCTGCGCGAGGTGGCGCTCATGGGCAAGCAGGTCCGGTTCGCGCCGATCAGCCTGCCCGAGTCCAAGGAGCTGCGCCTCAAGCGGCTCTACCCGGGGACGATCCTCAAACCCGCCCTCGACGTCGCGCTCGTGCCGGCGCCCATGACGGCGCGCATCGGCGGCAAACCGCTGCAGAACGCCGAGATGCTCGCCTGGGCGACGGAGTTCGTCAACGCGGTGCTGCTCGACCAGCCCGCGGCGGTCGCGGCGGGCGGCGCGCGGTAGGGCCTACGGCAGCAGGGCGCCGAGGTCCAGGGCCAGGGTCGCCGGGCCGACGTCGAGCGGGACGGTGGGGTCGCCGTCCCGCAGGACGCGGTCGGCGCGGAACACGCCCGAGTCGTCGAGGACGTGGACGGACAGGGTGCGCTCGCGGGGGTCGACGATCCAGTAGCGGGGCAGGCCCGCCGCGGCGTACTTGGCCATCTTCAGCAGCAGGTCGTCGCTGCGGTTGGTGGACAGGACCTCGATGACGAGGGACGGGGTGCCGGTGAAGCGCTTCGTCCCGGTCTCATCGGCCCGGGCCCACACCATGACGTCGGGGATGAACTCGTCCTTCCCCGGCTTCCACGCCCAGGCGAAGGTCGCTCGGTGGGTCGGCGGGAGAACGGTGCGCAACGACGCGACCAGGGCGAACGAGATGTCCTGGTGGTGCAGGTCCGGGCTCGGCGTCACGACAGCCAGGCCATCGATGTACTCACGGCGGTGGTCCTCCGGCAGGGCCTCGTACTGCTCCCAGGTCATGGGCTCGCCAGCGGGCAGCGGTGCGGTCACCGACATCGTGCTCGCCTCCTCCGGGTCGTCCTCACGAGTCTAGGCACTTGTACCGTGCCCACCGTGAGCGATCCCCGGCCCGGCAGCAAGCTCCTCGACCTCGTCGCCGTCATGGACCGCCTGCGCTCACCCGGCGGCTGCCCGTGGGACGCGCAGCAGACCCACACCTCCCTCCTGAAGTACCTGGTGGAGGAGAGCTACGAGGTCGTCGACGCCGTCGAGAACGGCACCCGCGCCGAGCTGCGCGACGAGCTGGGGGACCTGCTGCTGCAGGTCGTCTTCCACGCCCGCGTCGCCCAGGAGGACGGCGCCGAGCCGTTCGGCATCGACGACGTCGCCGAGGCGATCGTCACCAAGCTGGAGCGGCGGCACCCGCACGTCTTCGCGGGGGAGGCCGTGGCGGAGGACCTGCAGGCCGGGTGGGACGCCATCAAGGCCACCGAGAAGCCGCGCGAGAGCGTCCTGGACGGGATCCCGCTGCAGCTGCCCGCGCTGGCCCGGGCCGACAAGGTGCTGGGGCGGTTGCAGCGCAACGGGCTCGACGAGCCGGTCGAGGCCGAGGCGACACCGGAGGAGGTCGGGGAGGAGCTGCTGCGCGTCGTGCGGAGGGCCCACGCGGCCGGTGTCGACCCCGAAGCCGCCCTGCGCACCGTCACGCGGCGCCTGGAGAGCGCGGCGCGGGAGCGCGAGCGCCCGGCTGGGTAGGGTCGCCGACCGTGACCCACGTGCTGGCCATCGACATCGGTGGCACGAAGATCGCCGCGGGGCTCGTCGCCGACGACGGGACCGTCCGCCACGACCGCGAGGTGCCCACCGACGCCCACGACGGCGACGCGGTCGGACGGGCCCTGGCCGCTCTGGTCCAGGACGTCGTCGCCGCCGGGCGCGAGGAGGGGCTGGAGGTCGCCGACGTCGTCGGCATCGGCTCGGCCGGGCCGGTGGACACCACGACGGGCACCGTGCACCCGGTCAACATCGTCTCGCTGCGGGGGTTCCCCCTCGTCGAGCACGTCGGCGCGCAGGCCACGCAGGCCCTGGGGCGCGGGGTGTCGGCCGTGCTCGCCCAGGACGGGCAGTGCTTCGCCGCCGCCGAGCAGTGGGTCGGGGCGGCGGCGGGGGCGCCGTCGGTGATGGGCGTGGTCGTCTCCACCGGCATCGGCGGTGGCATCGTCCTGGACGGCCGGATCCTGGCCGGCAAGACCGGCAACGCGGGCTTCATCAGCCACGTCGGCGTCGTGCTGGACGGGGAGCTGCTGCCGGGGTCGGGGGCCTCCGGCGTCGTCGAGGCCTACGCCAGCGGGCCGGCCATGGTCCGCGCCGCCCACGCGCAGGGCTGGCGCGTCGGGGAGGCGGCCGACGCCCGGCAGCTGACCGCCGACGCCCGGGACGGCGACCTCGTCGCGACGGCCGTCATCGCCGCGGGCACGCGCGCGCTGGCCTCGGCGTTCCTGTCGACCGCGGCGCTGTTCGACCTCACGGACATCGTCGTGGGCGGGGGAGTGGCCTCGGCCGGGGACGTGCTCATGGACCCGCTGCGCCGCGCCTACGCGGAGCTGGCGGTCTACCCGCACCTGGCCGACGTGCGCATCAGCACCTCGGCGCTGCCCCGCCGCTCCGGGCTGGTCGGCGCGGGGCGGCTGGGGTGGACGACCCTGGCCGGTTAGCGGCGCGGACCCCGACCACCACCGGCGGACCCGGCGGGGCTCGGGTGGTCGACCGGCCGGCGGGCCGGGCGACTAGGCTCGGGCCGCAACACCACCAGACGACGTCGACAAGCACGAGGAGTGCGCGTGGCCACCATCGAGGCCGTCGGAGCTCGCGAGATCCTTGACTCGCGCGGCAACCCCACCGTCGAGGTCGAGGTCCTCCTCGACGACGGGACCTTCGCGCGGGCGGCGGTGCCCTCGGGTGCCTCCACCGGTGCCTACGAGGCCAACGAGCGCCGCGACGGCGACAAGGGCCGCTACCTCGGCAAGGGCGTTGAGCAGGCCGTCGAAGCCGTCATCGAGGAGGTCGGCCCCTCGCTCGTGGGCCACGACGCCCACGAGCAGCGGATCATCGACCAGGTCATGCTCGACCTGGACGGCACCCCGAACAAGAACCGCCTGGGCGCCAACGCGATCCTCGGCGTCTCGCTGGCCGTCGCCAAGGCCGCCGCGTCGTCGGCGGACCTGCCGCTGTTCCGCTACCTCGGTGGCCCGAACGCGCACGTCCTGCCCGTGCCGATGATGAACATCGTCAACGGCGGCGCCCACGCCGACACCGGCGTGGCGATCCAGGAGTTCATGATCGCTCCCGTCGGGGCGGCCTCCTTCCGCGAGGCCCTGCGCTGGGGCGCCGAGACGTACCACTCGCTGAAGTCCGTGCTCAAGGCCCGCGGCCTGTCCACCGGCCTGGGCGACGAGGGCGGCTTCGCCCCCGACCTGCCCAGCAACAAGGACGCCCTCGACCTCATCCTCGAGGCCGTCGGCAAGGCCGGGTTCGAGCCGGGCAAGGACATCGCCCTGGCCCTCGACGTCGCGGCGACCGAGTTCTTCGGCGAGGGCGGCTACGACTTCGAGGGCTCGAAGCGCTCGGCGGAGTGGATGACGGGCTACTACGAGGGCCTGGTCTCGGAGTACCCGCTGGTCTCCATCGAGGACCCGCTGTCCGAGGACGACTGGGACGGCTGGGTGCACATCACCGACGCCCTGGGCGACAAGCTGCAGCTCGTCGGCGACGACCTGTTCGTCACCAACCCCGAGCGCCTGCAGAAGGGCATCGACCTCGGTGCGGGCAACTCGATGCTGGTGAAGGTCAACCAGATCGGGTCCCTCACCGAGACCCTGGACGCCGTGGACCTGGCCCACCGCAGCGGTTTCACCACGATGATGAGCCACCGCTCGGGCGAGACCGAGGACACCACCATCGCCGACCTCGCCGTCGCGGTGGGCTCGGGCCAGATCAAGACCGGCGCCCCGGCCCGCTCCGAGCGCGTCGCGAAGTACAACCAGCTGCTGCGCATCGAGGAGGAGCTGGACGACGCCGCGCGCTACGCCGGCGCCAAGGCCTTCCCGCGCTCGGCCGGTTTCACCGGGCGCGCCTGACCGGCTGACGCAGGCGTCCGGGGGAAGCTGGAGCCCATGGCGACGCGACGTCCGACTGCGCCCCGCACCTCCCGCCAGGCGGGAGGTGCGGGGCGCAGCGCCACCCCGCGCCCGGCGCAGCGCCAGGGGGCCGGTCGCGGTCCCGGCGGGGCCCGCCCGGCGCAGGCGAGCTCGCGGCCCGCGCCCGCGGCCCGCGGCCGCAGCGCCGCCACCCTCAGCGCCGCCGAGCGGCGCCGCACGCGGGGGCCGCGGGTCCTCGTGCTGTCCGCCGTCGTGCTGCTGCTGGCGATCTTCCTGCTGCCCAGCCTGCAGAAGTGGCTGGAGCAGCGTTCCCAGATCGGGCAGCTGAACGCGCAGATCACCCAGCAGCAGCAGGACCTCGCCGCGGCGCAGGCCCAGGCGGACCGCTGGGACGACGACGCGTACGTCGTCGCCCAGGCGCGCGAGCGGCTGCGGTACGTCCAGCCCGGCGAGGTGCCCTACGTCGTCGACGGCGAGTCCGACGCCGACGAGGTGTCCCCGCAGCAGGCCGCGACGACCGTCCCGAAGCCCTCGGCGGCCTGGTACGAGAACATCTGGGAGTCCCTGCGGCTCGCGGGCAACGACACCGTCGCCCCGGTCCAGACGCCCGGGCTCGGCGCCACGAGTTCGAGCACCACCACGAAGTAGAAGGCAGGCCGTGAGCACGACCCCCGCCACCCAGGCCGACCTCGACAGCATCGCCGGCCGGCTCGGCCGGGTGCCGCGCGGTGTCCTCGGCATCGCCCACCGCTGCTCCTGCGGCCGCCCCGACGTCGTCGAGACGGCCCCGCGGCTGCCCGACGGCACCCCGTTCCCCACGACGTACTACCTCGTCGACCCCATCGCCGCAGGGGCCGTCTCGACGCTGGAGGCCTCGGGGCTGATGCGGGAGATGACCGACCGCCTCGGCGACGACGAGGAGCTCACGGCGCGGTACGCCGCCGCCCACGAGGACTTCCTGCGCCGGCGCGCCGCCCTCGGCGACGCCGACGTCCCCGAGATCGCGGGCATCTCCTGCGGCGGGATGCCCACGCGCGTGAAGTGCCTGCACGCCCTCGTGGGGCACGCGCTGGCCGCCGGGCCCGGGGTCAACCCCTTCGGCGACGAGACCCTCGCGCTGCTGGCCGCCGACGGCGGCTGGCCCGCCGTGTGCCCCCACACCGGGTCCGACGCGTGAGCACCCTCCGCGTCGCCGCCGTCGACTGCGGCACCAACTCCCTGCGCCTGCTCCTGGCCGACGTCGACCCGGTCACCGGGCGGACCACCGAGCTGGAGCGGACCATGGAGGTCGTCCGGCTGGGGCAGGGCGTCGACCGGACGGGCGCCTTCGCGCCGGAAGCGCTGCAGCGCACCTTCTCCGCCGTCGACCGCGTGGCCGAGCTGGTGGCCCGCCACCAGCCGGGGGCCGTGCGCTTCGTCGCGACGTCGGCCTCGCGGGACGTCTCCAACCGCGACGAGTTCGCCACCGGCGTCCGCGCCCGGCTGGGCGTGGACCCCGACGTCGTCACGGGCGACGAGGAGGCCGCGCTGAGCTTCTCCGGCGCGACCGCCGAGCTCGGCCCGGAGCAGGCGCCCTTCCTCGTCGTCGACCTCGGCGGCGGGTCCACCGAGCTGGTCCTCGGGGGGCGGCAGGTCGAGTCCGCCCGCTCGCTGGACGTGGGGTCGGTCCGCATGACCGAACGGCACCTGCACGACGACCCGCCCACCGAGGCGCAGGTCGCCGCGGCGCGCGCGGACGTCGAGGCGGCCCTGGACAGCAGCGACGTCCCCCTGGAGCGGACGCGGACCCTCGTCGGCGTCGCCGGGTCCATCACCACGATCACGGCCGCCGCCCTGGACCTGGCCGAGTACACCCCCGGCTGCCTGCACGGGGTCCGGCTGCCCGTCGGGGAGGTCCTCGCGGCCTGCGACCGGCTGCTGCGCGCCACGCGCGCGCAGAAGGCCGCCATGCCGTTCGTGCACCCGGGCCGCGTCGACGTCATCGGCGCCGGGGCCCTGGTGTGGGCGACCGTCCTGGAGCGGGTCGCCGCGCGCGCCGGGACCACCGAGGTCGTCACGAGCGAGCACGACGTCCTCGACGGGATCGCCGTCGCCCTCGCCCGCTCCCTCTGACCGCCCGCGGGCCCCGCCCGGCGTCAGCGCCGCGGCAGCAGGGCGCGCAGGTCGTCGGGCAGGGCGAGCTGCAGGCGCTTCGGCGCGGTCCGGCGCCAGGCCTCCAGCACGACCGAGCGCAGCTCGACGGGGTCGGCGGTGGCCAGCCGGGCCCGCACCCAGCCGAACCGGCCCACGTGGGAGGCGATGCCGTACGTCTGCCCGTCGCCGGCCACCAGCTCGGCCTGGTCGGCCCTGGACGCCTTGATGGAGGCCTCGCCGTCGTCCTCGCGCAGGATGACGAAGATCTTCGCCCCCACGCGGAACGTCGCCGCGCCCCACGTCTCCTCCTCGTGGGTCCCCGGCAGTTCCAGGGCCCACCCGCGCACCGTGCCGCTCGTCACCACGGGCAGCACCTCACCGCACATCTGGCAGGGTGGGAAGCATGAGCACCGTGACCGCCACGACCACTCGACGCATCGACGCGCCCGCTGACCGCGTCCTCGCCGCACTGGCCGACTACCGCGGCACGCGGCCGGGGCTGCTGCCCCAGCAGTTCACCGACTACGAGGTGATCGAGGGCGGCCACGGGCCCGGCACCCAGGTCCGCTGGAAGCTGCACGCCACCAAGAAGCGCGTCCGCGACGTGCGCGCCGTCGTGACCTCCACCGACCGGCACGCCCTCGTCGAGAGCGACGAGAACTCCACGCTCGTCACGACGTGGCGGGTGGAGTCCGACGGCCCCGACGCCGCCGAGGTCGTCGTCACCAGCGAGTGGAGCGGCGCCTCGGGCATCGGCGGGTTCTTCGAGCGCACCTTCGCCCCCCGCGGACTGGACCGCATCTACGGTGAACTCCTCGACAACCTCGCCGACACCGTCGCCCGCTGAGCACCCGGCGACGGGGCAGCCGTTCGCCTCACCGGTCCCGCCGGGCACCGGCTGGCCGGGGGACCCCTCGACCGCGCAGACCCCCGTCGCCCGCTCGGCCGCGGACGTGCATCGGCTCGCCACCGGGGACCTGCTCGCCCGCAGCTGCGTGTGCCGGGCCTGCCCGCGCCTGGTGGCCTGGCGCGAGGACGTGGCGCGCACCAAGCGCCGCGCCTTCCGCGCCCAGCCCTACTGGGGACGGCCCGTGCCCAGCCTCGGGGTGGCGGACCCGCGCGTCCTGGTCGTCGGGCTGGCCCCCGCCGCGCACGGCGGGAACCGCACGGGCCGGATGTTCACCGGGGACCGCTCGGGGGACTGGATCGTCCGCGCCCTGCACCGGGCCGGGCTCGCCAGCCGGCCCACGTCCGTGCACGCCGCGGACGGGCTGACGCTGCGGCGGACCCGGATCGTGGCGCCCGTGCGGTGCGCGCCGCCGGACAACAAGCCCACCCCCGCCGAGCGGGAGACCTGCGCCGGCTGGTTCGACGCCGAGCTCACCGAGGTCGGCGGCGACGTCCGGGTGGTCCTGGCCCTGGGCGCGATCGCCTGGGCCGCGGCGCTGGGTGCGGCCCGCCGGGCGGGCTGGGCGGTGCCGCGCCCGCAGCC contains:
- a CDS encoding uracil-DNA glycosylase family protein; this encodes MNSSTTSPTPSPAEHPATGQPFASPVPPGTGWPGDPSTAQTPVARSAADVHRLATGDLLARSCVCRACPRLVAWREDVARTKRRAFRAQPYWGRPVPSLGVADPRVLVVGLAPAAHGGNRTGRMFTGDRSGDWIVRALHRAGLASRPTSVHAADGLTLRRTRIVAPVRCAPPDNKPTPAERETCAGWFDAELTEVGGDVRVVLALGAIAWAAALGAARRAGWAVPRPQPRFGHGAEAVLGAPHGPVVLLGSYHVSQQNTSTGRLTEAMLDGVVSRAAALAD
- a CDS encoding Uma2 family endonuclease codes for the protein MSVTAPLPAGEPMTWEQYEALPEDHRREYIDGLAVVTPSPDLHHQDISFALVASLRTVLPPTHRATFAWAWKPGKDEFIPDVMVWARADETGTKRFTGTPSLVIEVLSTNRSDDLLLKMAKYAAAGLPRYWIVDPRERTLSVHVLDDSGVFRADRVLRDGDPTVPLDVGPATLALDLGALLP
- a CDS encoding MmcQ/YjbR family DNA-binding protein → MCGEVLPVVTSGTVRGWALELPGTHEEETWGAATFRVGAKIFVILREDDGEASIKASRADQAELVAGDGQTYGIASHVGRFGWVRARLATADPVELRSVVLEAWRRTAPKRLQLALPDDLRALLPRR
- the eno gene encoding phosphopyruvate hydratase; translated protein: MATIEAVGAREILDSRGNPTVEVEVLLDDGTFARAAVPSGASTGAYEANERRDGDKGRYLGKGVEQAVEAVIEEVGPSLVGHDAHEQRIIDQVMLDLDGTPNKNRLGANAILGVSLAVAKAAASSADLPLFRYLGGPNAHVLPVPMMNIVNGGAHADTGVAIQEFMIAPVGAASFREALRWGAETYHSLKSVLKARGLSTGLGDEGGFAPDLPSNKDALDLILEAVGKAGFEPGKDIALALDVAATEFFGEGGYDFEGSKRSAEWMTGYYEGLVSEYPLVSIEDPLSEDDWDGWVHITDALGDKLQLVGDDLFVTNPERLQKGIDLGAGNSMLVKVNQIGSLTETLDAVDLAHRSGFTTMMSHRSGETEDTTIADLAVAVGSGQIKTGAPARSERVAKYNQLLRIEEELDDAARYAGAKAFPRSAGFTGRA
- a CDS encoding FtsB family cell division protein — protein: MATRRPTAPRTSRQAGGAGRSATPRPAQRQGAGRGPGGARPAQASSRPAPAARGRSAATLSAAERRRTRGPRVLVLSAVVLLLAIFLLPSLQKWLEQRSQIGQLNAQITQQQQDLAAAQAQADRWDDDAYVVAQARERLRYVQPGEVPYVVDGESDADEVSPQQAATTVPKPSAAWYENIWESLRLAGNDTVAPVQTPGLGATSSSTTTK
- a CDS encoding Ppx/GppA phosphatase family protein, translated to MSTLRVAAVDCGTNSLRLLLADVDPVTGRTTELERTMEVVRLGQGVDRTGAFAPEALQRTFSAVDRVAELVARHQPGAVRFVATSASRDVSNRDEFATGVRARLGVDPDVVTGDEEAALSFSGATAELGPEQAPFLVVDLGGGSTELVLGGRQVESARSLDVGSVRMTERHLHDDPPTEAQVAAARADVEAALDSSDVPLERTRTLVGVAGSITTITAAALDLAEYTPGCLHGVRLPVGEVLAACDRLLRATRAQKAAMPFVHPGRVDVIGAGALVWATVLERVAARAGTTEVVTSEHDVLDGIAVALARSL
- a CDS encoding DUF501 domain-containing protein; this encodes MSTTPATQADLDSIAGRLGRVPRGVLGIAHRCSCGRPDVVETAPRLPDGTPFPTTYYLVDPIAAGAVSTLEASGLMREMTDRLGDDEELTARYAAAHEDFLRRRAALGDADVPEIAGISCGGMPTRVKCLHALVGHALAAGPGVNPFGDETLALLAADGGWPAVCPHTGSDA
- a CDS encoding SRPBCC family protein, producing the protein MSTVTATTTRRIDAPADRVLAALADYRGTRPGLLPQQFTDYEVIEGGHGPGTQVRWKLHATKKRVRDVRAVVTSTDRHALVESDENSTLVTTWRVESDGPDAAEVVVTSEWSGASGIGGFFERTFAPRGLDRIYGELLDNLADTVAR
- the mfd gene encoding transcription-repair coupling factor, with translation MSLTGLLDVLRTDPAVRAAVETAHDGGSSALDVVAPVGVRPALLAAFAAERPLLVVTATGRECEDTATWLRCYLPHDTVAEFPAWETLPHERLSPRSDTVAQRLAVLRRLAHPSPDDPTTGEVRVVVAPVRAVLQPLVKGLADLEPVRLRAGDEVGLDATVEALAAAAYTRVDMVERRGEFAVRGGILDVFPPTRPHPLRVEFFGDEVEEVRSFSVADQRTLEVEPDGVWAPPCRELLLTDAVRERARELAETLPGAADVLAKLAEGIAVEGMESLAPALVDGMEPLLDVLPAGTHVVLADPEKVRARAHDLVATGAEFLDAAWVNAASGGQTPVDLGASSFATLAEVRAHAEATGRPWWSITSLVEDEELRDLEDVRILRVGARDVTGYRGETEKALRELRDLASAGWRIVVTTEGHGPAKRLVEMLSGEDVPARLVDDLVEEPAPSVVTVTTASVEHGFVAEGLKAALVTESDITGVGGQSTKDMRRMAPRRRRNAVDPLSLRPGDFVVHEQHGIGRFVEMVQRTISGATREYLVLEYAPSKRGQPGDRLFVPSDTLDQVTRYTGGEAPTLSKMGGSDWTATKNKARRAVKEIAGDLIRLYSARMATKGHQFGADTPWQRELEDAFPYVETPDQLASIDEVKADMMKPVPMDRLICGDVGYGKTEIALRAAFKAVQDGKQVAVLVPTTLLVQQHYKTFAERYAQFPVVVKPLSRFTPGGDAKETIKGLGDGSVDVVIGTHRLISGEVKFKDLGLVIVDEEQRFGVEHKEALKTLRTNVDVLAMSATPIPRTLEMAVTGIREMSTLATPPEERHPVLTYVGGHEEKQITAAIRRELLREGQVFYVHNRVSSIERTAARLKELVPEARIATAHGQMGEHRLEQVVVDFWEKRFDVLVCTTIVETGLDISNANTLIVERADTMGLSQLHQLRGRVGRGRERAYAYFLFPPEKPLTETAHDRLATIAQHTDLGSGMAVAMKDLEIRGAGNMLGGEQSGHIAGVGFDLYMRMVADAVADVRNKVPGAENEDAEPEPTEVKIELPVDAHLPHDYVPSERLRLEAYRRLAAADSADDLVELHAELVDRYGTPPQPVLNLLEVAKFRIAARQGGLREVALMGKQVRFAPISLPESKELRLKRLYPGTILKPALDVALVPAPMTARIGGKPLQNAEMLAWATEFVNAVLLDQPAAVAAGGAR
- a CDS encoding MazG family protein: MSDPRPGSKLLDLVAVMDRLRSPGGCPWDAQQTHTSLLKYLVEESYEVVDAVENGTRAELRDELGDLLLQVVFHARVAQEDGAEPFGIDDVAEAIVTKLERRHPHVFAGEAVAEDLQAGWDAIKATEKPRESVLDGIPLQLPALARADKVLGRLQRNGLDEPVEAEATPEEVGEELLRVVRRAHAAGVDPEAALRTVTRRLESAARERERPAG
- a CDS encoding ROK family protein, yielding MTHVLAIDIGGTKIAAGLVADDGTVRHDREVPTDAHDGDAVGRALAALVQDVVAAGREEGLEVADVVGIGSAGPVDTTTGTVHPVNIVSLRGFPLVEHVGAQATQALGRGVSAVLAQDGQCFAAAEQWVGAAAGAPSVMGVVVSTGIGGGIVLDGRILAGKTGNAGFISHVGVVLDGELLPGSGASGVVEAYASGPAMVRAAHAQGWRVGEAADARQLTADARDGDLVATAVIAAGTRALASAFLSTAALFDLTDIVVGGGVASAGDVLMDPLRRAYAELAVYPHLADVRISTSALPRRSGLVGAGRLGWTTLAG